Proteins encoded within one genomic window of Enterococcus haemoperoxidus ATCC BAA-382:
- the menA gene encoding 1,4-dihydroxy-2-naphthoate polyprenyltransferase: MSLKVFLQVVEIQTKLASLFPFAIGVLFSIAYFNQFHAGYTLLFFIGMVVFDMATTAINNYMDFKKAKSQVYKYEENIIGSSGIAPVLVRNMIFGMIAFAAVIGIFLTAKTGWLCLVIGGVCCFIGIFYTFGPIPLSRMPLGEVFSGFTMGLGIFALTIYLNVQVNPPFYLMLDWSRGIFALTGNLWAVLAIIWASLPMVFTIANIMLANNLRDLDTDIENHRYTLVYYIGRKQGLILFQLLMMACYVVVLIGLPFGVYRWPILTVFLSLPVILNNLQLFKKELPHPKSFGYSIKNLMVFNGSYLLGLLLTIILEKI; the protein is encoded by the coding sequence ATGTCTTTGAAAGTGTTTTTGCAAGTTGTGGAAATTCAGACGAAATTAGCAAGTCTATTTCCCTTTGCAATTGGGGTGCTATTTTCGATAGCTTATTTTAATCAGTTTCACGCAGGGTATACCCTGTTATTTTTCATTGGAATGGTTGTATTCGATATGGCGACGACCGCAATCAATAATTATATGGATTTTAAGAAAGCAAAATCGCAAGTATACAAATATGAAGAGAATATTATTGGCAGTTCAGGGATTGCGCCAGTTTTAGTTAGAAATATGATCTTTGGAATGATCGCTTTTGCAGCAGTTATCGGAATTTTTTTGACTGCTAAAACAGGTTGGTTATGTTTGGTAATAGGTGGAGTGTGCTGTTTTATTGGTATTTTTTACACATTTGGTCCGATTCCGCTCTCTCGTATGCCCTTAGGTGAAGTATTTAGCGGATTTACTATGGGACTTGGGATTTTTGCGCTGACGATTTATTTGAATGTACAAGTGAATCCTCCGTTTTATCTAATGCTTGATTGGAGTCGTGGAATATTCGCTTTGACTGGCAATCTGTGGGCAGTATTAGCGATCATTTGGGCCTCTTTACCGATGGTGTTTACGATTGCGAATATCATGCTGGCAAATAATTTGAGAGATTTAGATACAGATATTGAGAATCACCGTTATACATTGGTTTATTATATTGGTAGAAAGCAAGGTTTGATTTTATTTCAACTATTGATGATGGCGTGTTATGTGGTTGTTTTGATTGGCTTGCCATTTGGCGTGTATCGCTGGCCGATTTTAACTGTATTTTTATCTTTGCCAGTTATTTTGAACAATCTTCAGCTGTTCAAAAAGGAATTGCCGCATCCTAAAAGCTTTGGTTATTCGATAAAAAATTTGATGGTATTTAATGGAAGTTATTTATTAGGTCTATTACTGACGATTATTTTAGAAAAAATTTAA
- a CDS encoding ABC transporter substrate-binding protein, which translates to MKKKLVGLSIMSAVALLALGACGDGKKAANGTNSDSKKIGVLQPVEHGSLDAAFEGFKEGLADNGFKDGENLTIEYSNAQNDQAQLKSMSEKLVKEKPDLLLGIATPAAQSLLNETTDIPILVTAVTDLVSAKLVKSDEKPGGNVTGTTDIVPIDKQIALLLNIVPDAKIVGIMYNAGEANSKIQADMAAKALKEAGIKAKILTANSTNDVQQVTTSLAKDVDAIYIPTDNTFASAAAVIGEVAKEHKIPVIAGSIEQVEEGGLATVGIDYKSLGKQTGVMAAKILKGEAKPEGMPVEKAKDLELFVNKDMAKALDIDPDTIKAP; encoded by the coding sequence ATGAAAAAGAAACTAGTAGGACTAAGCATCATGTCGGCAGTAGCATTATTGGCTCTTGGCGCATGTGGCGATGGCAAAAAAGCAGCTAACGGAACAAATAGTGACAGTAAAAAAATCGGTGTGTTACAACCTGTTGAACATGGCTCACTAGATGCTGCATTTGAAGGATTCAAAGAAGGCTTAGCTGATAACGGATTTAAGGATGGCGAAAATCTGACGATTGAATACAGCAATGCCCAAAATGATCAAGCCCAATTAAAAAGTATGAGTGAAAAACTAGTCAAAGAAAAACCAGACCTACTTTTAGGAATCGCAACACCTGCCGCTCAGTCTTTATTGAACGAAACAACAGACATACCGATTCTAGTCACAGCAGTTACTGACTTAGTCAGCGCTAAATTAGTCAAATCCGATGAAAAACCTGGCGGCAATGTTACAGGAACTACGGATATCGTCCCAATCGACAAACAAATTGCCCTATTATTGAACATTGTGCCCGATGCTAAAATTGTGGGGATTATGTACAACGCAGGGGAAGCGAATTCTAAAATTCAAGCTGATATGGCTGCAAAAGCCTTAAAAGAAGCTGGAATCAAAGCAAAAATTTTAACGGCAAATTCAACGAATGACGTACAACAAGTAACGACAAGCTTAGCAAAAGATGTTGATGCCATTTATATCCCAACAGATAATACTTTCGCCTCAGCAGCTGCTGTTATCGGTGAAGTAGCGAAAGAACATAAGATCCCGGTTATTGCAGGTTCAATCGAACAAGTTGAAGAAGGTGGCTTAGCAACTGTCGGAATCGATTATAAATCACTAGGTAAACAAACAGGTGTTATGGCTGCAAAAATTCTAAAAGGTGAAGCAAAACCTGAGGGCATGCCTGTTGAAAAAGCGAAAGACTTAGAACTTTTTGTAAATAAAGACATGGCGAAAGCCTTAGACATCGATCCTGATACTATAAAAGCACCTTAA
- a CDS encoding LPXTG cell wall anchor domain-containing protein has protein sequence MKRIVFCLVALSLALPITSFAEEILSTTEDSKVESSSASTQDTEKNDEKIVENSSSSTLDSSSSETSNTIGNLYGDIIHTTLVVFQGEKVTAEMLYQDGGFHGAAFRDLKLLDEAPTDKLGKNLVNVSFMLYPWEEDQGEKQEVILNMAYTVVKTAPTYNIQFISYDSDNKQVKGKVSSVDGVAASNVHIYGDNTANYDSAPANITLFYPFVDLNNPVSTDAEGYFTLSYQDNYSFFAFNSETNDYSPVYTLNDKTFAGVSATTDTSNPVESTQSSSEKKEEKKKDLFPNTGEKKTVYVSIVGIAIILLAILFLFIKSKKNKK, from the coding sequence ATGAAAAGAATTGTTTTTTGTTTGGTTGCATTATCGCTTGCTCTTCCAATCACAAGTTTTGCAGAGGAAATATTATCTACCACTGAGGATTCAAAAGTTGAAAGCTCTTCAGCCTCAACACAAGACACAGAAAAAAATGATGAGAAAATTGTGGAGAACAGTTCTTCTTCCACATTAGATTCAAGTTCCTCCGAAACATCCAACACTATTGGAAATCTGTACGGTGACATTATCCACACAACACTCGTTGTCTTTCAAGGAGAAAAAGTGACGGCTGAAATGCTCTACCAAGATGGAGGTTTTCATGGTGCTGCATTTAGAGATCTTAAACTTTTAGACGAAGCTCCAACAGATAAACTAGGAAAAAATTTAGTCAACGTTAGCTTCATGCTTTATCCTTGGGAAGAGGATCAAGGAGAAAAACAAGAAGTTATCCTAAATATGGCGTATACAGTAGTAAAAACTGCCCCAACTTACAATATACAGTTTATCTCCTATGATTCTGACAACAAACAAGTTAAAGGAAAAGTATCATCAGTAGATGGCGTAGCAGCAAGTAACGTTCATATATACGGAGACAATACTGCTAACTATGATTCAGCACCTGCAAACATAACATTATTTTATCCATTTGTTGATCTAAATAATCCTGTTTCAACAGATGCTGAAGGTTACTTTACACTTTCTTACCAAGACAATTACAGTTTCTTTGCTTTTAACAGTGAAACTAACGACTATTCACCTGTCTACACATTGAACGATAAAACCTTCGCTGGTGTCTCTGCAACTACAGACACATCTAACCCTGTGGAAAGTACACAGTCCTCTTCTGAGAAAAAAGAAGAAAAGAAAAAAGATCTATTTCCAAATACAGGGGAAAAGAAAACAGTTTACGTTTCAATTGTCGGTATTGCCATTATTTTACTAGCTATACTATTTCTATTCATTAAGAGTAAAAAAAATAAAAAGTAG
- a CDS encoding ABC transporter permease, with the protein MLDILLSSTSQGLLWSLLAIGVFLTYRILDIADLTTEGSFPLGGAVAAVILAKDPTTWPAPIQSLFDIHYMIAPIVALLFAFIAGMLAGLVSGLLHTKLKIPALLAGIITMTGLYSINSRIMGAPNISLIGTDSIFSHAQSLGFTKVNSAIVVGSIIVLLVIVLLVLFFKTEIGLATRATGDNIDMSEANGIKTDNMKIIGYMLSNGCIALSGALLVQNNNFADLNSGIGTIVIGLASIIIAEVLFKNKSLGLRLITIVIGAILYRFILACVLELRVDPADLKLFSAIILVICLSSPLIQKKLGFSKLGKRKGGAN; encoded by the coding sequence TTGTTAGACATACTACTATCCTCAACCTCTCAAGGTCTTCTTTGGTCGTTACTTGCCATTGGAGTCTTTCTAACTTACCGTATTTTAGACATTGCTGATTTGACGACAGAAGGAAGTTTTCCTTTAGGCGGCGCTGTAGCCGCAGTTATTTTAGCAAAAGATCCGACCACTTGGCCGGCGCCTATCCAGTCTTTATTTGATATCCATTATATGATAGCGCCAATCGTGGCATTGCTTTTTGCTTTTATTGCTGGCATGTTAGCAGGTCTTGTTTCGGGACTACTGCATACAAAATTAAAAATCCCTGCTTTATTAGCAGGAATCATCACAATGACAGGTCTTTACAGTATCAACTCACGGATCATGGGCGCTCCAAATATTTCTTTGATTGGGACAGATTCGATTTTCTCTCACGCTCAGTCGTTAGGTTTCACTAAAGTCAACAGCGCGATAGTTGTCGGTTCGATCATTGTACTTTTGGTTATTGTCTTACTTGTCTTATTCTTTAAAACTGAAATCGGCTTAGCCACACGAGCTACTGGTGACAACATCGACATGAGTGAAGCCAATGGGATCAAAACAGACAATATGAAGATCATCGGATATATGCTATCTAATGGTTGTATTGCACTATCAGGTGCTTTACTTGTACAAAATAATAACTTTGCTGATTTGAATTCTGGTATTGGAACGATCGTTATCGGGCTTGCTTCGATCATCATTGCTGAGGTTCTCTTTAAAAATAAATCACTTGGTCTGCGTTTGATTACAATTGTGATTGGTGCCATCTTGTACCGTTTTATCCTCGCTTGTGTTTTAGAGCTACGCGTTGATCCCGCGGATTTGAAATTATTCTCAGCAATCATTTTGGTCATCTGTCTCTCTTCACCTCTGATTCAAAAAAAATTAGGATTTTCTAAGCTTGGAAAACGTAAAGGAGGAGCAAATTAA
- the pplA gene encoding extracellular electron transfer flavoprotein PplA, whose translation MKMNKIVKGFTAIALSSLLLAACGSDQKKDTAKSSDSSTATSKTAESSKATEKEAGADLQDGTYKLEEKNESNGYRATFEMTVKDGKITESNYDNINAEGKSKADDKDYNKNMKDKSGVGPAEYIKELNDSFVKAQSADGVEVVTGATHSSESFQNYAQQLIQAAQAGDTKTIEIDNGADLKDGKYSLKEKNNSNGYHTEFSIVVKDGKVTESNYDNVNDEGKSKKDDADYNKNMKDKSGVGPAEYIKTLNEELVKAMNEKDGSAANVEVVTGATHSSHSFVTYAEQLINAAEKGDTNEIVVDNIVMKK comes from the coding sequence ATGAAAATGAACAAAATTGTAAAGGGCTTCACAGCTATCGCACTTTCATCTCTTTTATTAGCAGCATGTGGATCAGATCAAAAGAAAGATACAGCAAAATCATCTGATTCAAGTACTGCAACATCAAAAACAGCTGAATCTTCTAAAGCAACAGAAAAAGAAGCTGGTGCAGATTTACAAGATGGTACTTATAAATTAGAAGAAAAAAATGAATCAAATGGTTACCGTGCAACATTCGAAATGACTGTTAAAGATGGTAAAATCACTGAATCTAACTATGACAATATCAACGCTGAAGGTAAATCAAAGGCGGATGATAAAGACTACAACAAAAATATGAAAGACAAATCAGGCGTAGGCCCAGCTGAATACATCAAAGAATTAAACGATTCTTTTGTTAAAGCACAAAGCGCTGACGGTGTAGAAGTTGTAACTGGTGCGACTCACTCTAGTGAATCATTCCAAAACTATGCACAACAATTGATCCAAGCAGCTCAAGCTGGAGATACTAAAACAATCGAAATCGACAATGGGGCTGACCTTAAAGATGGTAAGTATTCATTGAAAGAAAAAAATAATTCAAACGGCTACCACACTGAATTTTCAATCGTTGTTAAAGACGGCAAAGTAACAGAATCTAACTACGATAACGTTAATGATGAAGGCAAATCTAAAAAAGATGATGCTGACTACAACAAAAACATGAAAGACAAATCAGGCGTAGGTCCAGCTGAATATATTAAAACTTTAAACGAAGAATTAGTTAAAGCGATGAACGAAAAAGACGGCTCAGCTGCAAACGTAGAAGTCGTAACTGGCGCAACTCACAGCTCACATTCATTTGTAACTTATGCAGAACAATTGATCAACGCTGCTGAAAAAGGCGATACTAACGAAATCGTTGTAGACAATATTGTAATGAAAAAATAA
- a CDS encoding FAD:protein FMN transferase: protein MKNKKSLIILITALFLVILAGCNSKNEGSKINKEPYSDQQSLLGTYVQVRIYDDGKEDVLKKAFARVKELGDKITVNEKGSEIDEINEQAGIKPVKVSDDIYPLLKRAYEYSEDSSGGFDMAIGPITQLWHIGFDDARKPSQEEIDQALKLVDYHKVKLNDEEKTVYLEEKGMQLDLGAIAKGFITDEVVKVLKDNGVTTAIVDLGGNVYVLGHSPRGKDMDWNVGIQDPNKARNTVIGTVQESNKTLVTSGIYERFLEVDGKKYHHLFDPKTGYPFDNDIAGVTVITNESIDGDGLSTAVFSMGVKKGLEYAEGLKDVDVIFVTKEDKVFVSKDIEKIFELGKDSGYTMGDRKDLK, encoded by the coding sequence ATGAAAAACAAAAAATCACTGATCATTTTAATAACAGCACTATTTTTAGTCATTCTAGCAGGATGTAACTCAAAAAATGAGGGATCAAAAATCAACAAAGAACCTTATTCAGATCAACAATCACTTCTAGGGACGTATGTACAAGTAAGAATCTATGATGATGGCAAAGAAGATGTCCTGAAAAAAGCCTTTGCTCGTGTCAAGGAACTAGGGGATAAAATCACTGTAAATGAAAAAGGTTCAGAAATCGATGAAATCAATGAACAAGCTGGTATAAAACCCGTCAAAGTTTCTGATGATATTTATCCATTGTTGAAACGTGCATATGAATACAGTGAAGATTCTTCCGGCGGTTTTGATATGGCGATCGGGCCAATCACCCAATTGTGGCATATTGGCTTTGACGATGCTCGTAAGCCTTCACAAGAAGAAATCGATCAAGCGCTAAAATTAGTTGATTATCATAAAGTAAAATTAAATGATGAAGAAAAAACAGTTTATCTCGAAGAAAAGGGCATGCAGCTTGATTTAGGTGCGATTGCAAAAGGATTTATTACAGATGAAGTTGTGAAAGTCTTAAAAGACAATGGTGTAACGACTGCAATCGTGGATTTAGGTGGAAATGTCTATGTACTTGGACATAGTCCTCGCGGTAAGGATATGGATTGGAATGTCGGAATTCAAGATCCTAACAAAGCACGTAATACCGTAATCGGAACGGTTCAAGAAAGTAATAAGACATTAGTAACTTCAGGTATCTATGAACGCTTTTTAGAAGTAGATGGGAAAAAATATCATCACTTATTTGATCCTAAAACAGGTTATCCTTTTGATAATGATATTGCTGGTGTGACAGTGATTACAAATGAATCGATCGATGGTGATGGATTATCAACCGCTGTATTTTCTATGGGAGTCAAAAAAGGCTTGGAGTATGCTGAAGGTCTGAAAGATGTCGATGTGATTTTTGTTACAAAAGAGGATAAAGTATTTGTAAGTAAAGATATCGAAAAGATTTTTGAATTAGGAAAAGATTCAGGTTATACAATGGGTGATCGTAAAGACCTGAAATAA
- a CDS encoding zinc ribbon domain-containing protein → MEKQQYICDKCGNEHYVSDQFQATGGNFAKIFDVQNKKFITVSCTRCGFTELYRGQTSDGWNVLDFLIGG, encoded by the coding sequence ATGGAAAAGCAACAATATATTTGTGATAAGTGTGGAAATGAGCACTATGTTTCCGATCAGTTTCAAGCAACAGGAGGAAACTTCGCAAAAATATTTGACGTACAAAATAAAAAATTTATCACAGTCAGCTGTACGAGATGCGGCTTTACGGAATTATACCGTGGACAAACATCAGATGGTTGGAATGTTTTAGACTTTTTAATAGGTGGCTAA
- a CDS encoding ABC transporter ATP-binding protein, translating to MEPVLTIKNLHQYFERGTVNENHVLKGIDLTINQGEFITIIGGNGAGKSTLLNSIAGTLPIEEGQLALNGKDITKQRVVARSKQISRVFQDPKMGTAVRLTVEENMALAMKRGKKRGLGNGVRKNDRNFFKEQLASLNLGLENRLGTEIGLLSGGQRQAITLLMATLIRPELILLDEHTAALDPKTSITVMELTEKLIQEQNLTAFMVTHDMEDAIRYGNRLIMLHQGQVVVDVPAEQKKDLTVNELMEMFHKNSGTELKDDQLLLV from the coding sequence ATGGAGCCTGTATTAACAATCAAAAACTTACACCAATATTTTGAACGCGGAACAGTTAATGAAAATCACGTATTAAAAGGAATTGATTTGACCATCAACCAAGGGGAGTTCATTACAATCATCGGTGGAAACGGCGCTGGTAAATCTACTTTACTAAATAGTATCGCTGGCACATTGCCGATCGAAGAAGGTCAGTTAGCTTTAAACGGTAAAGACATCACAAAACAACGTGTCGTTGCCCGCTCAAAACAAATCAGCCGTGTTTTTCAAGACCCTAAGATGGGGACGGCTGTTCGTTTAACTGTGGAAGAAAATATGGCACTTGCTATGAAACGTGGAAAAAAACGTGGTTTAGGCAATGGCGTTCGCAAAAATGACCGAAATTTCTTCAAAGAACAATTAGCTAGTTTGAATTTAGGATTGGAAAATCGTTTAGGTACAGAAATTGGTTTACTATCTGGCGGACAACGTCAGGCGATTACCTTGCTAATGGCTACCTTGATTCGCCCAGAATTGATTTTGCTAGATGAACACACAGCAGCACTTGATCCTAAAACATCGATCACTGTCATGGAGTTGACAGAAAAATTGATCCAAGAGCAAAATCTAACGGCATTTATGGTGACGCACGATATGGAAGATGCGATTCGTTACGGCAACCGTTTGATCATGCTACATCAAGGTCAAGTCGTAGTAGATGTACCTGCTGAGCAGAAAAAGGATTTAACTGTCAATGAATTGATGGAGATGTTCCATAAAAATAGCGGTACTGAATTAAAAGACGATCAGTTATTATTAGTTTAA
- a CDS encoding biotin--[acetyl-CoA-carboxylase] ligase: MSTKSQVLTLLMKQAPAFISGEEMAQQLSLSRTAIWKAINELKKEGHIISSSRNKGYRYDKSDVLSAEGIRLALGSATPNLSITVLNSSESTMKDAKLAAINGEPDNTLIVADIQEAPKGRFGRPFFSKAGSGIYMSMLLRPNQNFEEMAQYTVIMAVAIARAMDNLTPVQTKIKWVNDIYINGKKVCGILSEAMSDVESGQISNVIIGMGINFSLKQNEFPKELREKATSLFPEDEPIITRNELIGEIWNQFYAILNQLPEQSFLEEYRQKSFVLGKTVSFTQTGIDYKGIATAINDHGELVVQLQDKKEKVLSSGEISLNSINPTL, encoded by the coding sequence ATGTCTACAAAAAGTCAGGTGTTAACTTTATTAATGAAACAAGCGCCAGCGTTTATTTCAGGAGAAGAAATGGCGCAACAACTTTCTTTATCACGTACAGCGATTTGGAAAGCCATCAATGAACTGAAAAAAGAAGGTCATATTATTTCAAGTAGCCGCAATAAGGGCTATCGCTATGATAAATCAGACGTTTTATCCGCGGAGGGAATTCGTTTAGCTTTAGGTTCTGCAACTCCTAACCTGTCAATAACGGTTCTAAACTCTTCAGAGTCCACAATGAAAGATGCTAAACTGGCCGCAATAAACGGAGAACCAGATAATACATTGATCGTAGCGGATATCCAAGAAGCTCCAAAAGGACGGTTTGGCCGACCGTTCTTCTCAAAAGCAGGCAGTGGTATTTACATGAGCATGTTATTAAGACCGAATCAAAACTTTGAAGAAATGGCGCAATATACTGTGATCATGGCGGTAGCGATTGCTCGAGCAATGGACAATCTGACACCTGTACAAACTAAAATCAAGTGGGTCAACGATATTTATATCAATGGCAAAAAAGTCTGTGGGATTTTATCAGAAGCCATGAGTGATGTAGAATCAGGACAAATTTCAAACGTCATTATCGGTATGGGAATCAATTTTTCTTTAAAACAAAATGAGTTTCCAAAAGAATTAAGAGAAAAAGCAACCTCTCTATTTCCAGAAGATGAACCAATCATTACAAGAAACGAATTGATTGGAGAAATTTGGAATCAATTTTATGCCATACTAAATCAACTACCGGAACAAAGTTTTTTAGAAGAATATCGCCAAAAATCGTTTGTCCTTGGGAAGACCGTCTCTTTCACGCAGACTGGCATTGACTATAAAGGGATCGCAACAGCAATCAACGATCATGGTGAATTAGTTGTCCAACTTCAAGATAAAAAAGAAAAAGTACTTTCTTCTGGAGAAATTAGCCTGAACAGTATAAATCCAACACTTTAG